Sequence from the Pleomorphomonas sp. T1.2MG-36 genome:
CTTCCAGCGTCTTGACGACGCGGCCATCCTTGCGGGCGGTGAGATTCCACTTGCCACCGGTCTCGACGGCACGCAGGAAGGCATCAGTGACGCGGACGGAGTTGTTGGAGTTCTGGCCGGCAACGGTCAGATAAGCCTCGGAATCCCAGTCGGTATCGTAGACCGGGAACTCGATCGAGGTGTAGCCCTGCTTGGCGAACTGGATGACGCGGCGGATGTAGTTCTCCGGCACCAGCGCCTTCTTGGCGGCGCGCAGCTCGCGCTTCAGGGCATGGTTCTTCAGCGGATCGAACCGATCGTCGCCGGCCGTCTCCTCGGCGTTGATCGCCGCCATGATGGCGGTCAGGTGCTTGGAGCAGATCTTGGAGCCGGTGACCAGCGCCGCGACCTTCTGCTCTTCCTTGACCTTCCAGTTGATGTACTGCTCGATATCCGGATGGTCGATGTCGACCACCACCATCTTGGCGGCGCGGCGCGTCGTACCACCCGACTTGATGGCGCCGGCGGCGCGGTCGCCGATCTTCAGGAAGCTCATCAGGCCGGACGACTTGCCGCCGCCGGCCAGCTTCTCGCCCTCGCCGCGCAGCTTGGAGAAGTTGGAGCCGGTGCCGGAGCCGTACTTGAACAGACGCGCCTCACGGACCCAGAGGTCCATGATGCCGCTTTCGTTGACGAGGTCGTCCTCAACCGACTGGATGAAGCAGGCATGCGGCTGCGGATGCTCGTAGGCCGTGGCCGAACGGACGAGCTTGCCGGTCTTGAAGTCGACGTAATAGTGGCCCTGGCTCGGACCATCGATGCCATAGGCCCAGTGAAGGCCGGTGTTGAACCACTGCGGCGAGTTCGGGGCGACGCGCTGGGTGGCGAGCATGTAGCGAAGTTCGTCGTGGAAGGCATGCGCCGCCTCTTCCGACGAGAAGTGTCCGGCCTTCCAGCCCCAATAGGTCCAGGTGCCGGCCAGACGGTCGAACACCTGCCGCGCGTCGGTCTCTCCGATCGTGCGCTCGCCCTCCGGCAGCTTTGCGAGAGCCTCTTCATCGGGCACGGAGCGCCACAGCCAGGACGGGACCGAGTTCTCCTCGACGCGCTTCAGCACCGCCGGCACGCCCGCCTTGCGGAAATACTTCTGCGCGAGGATGTCGCTCGCCACCTGGCTCCAGGCAGAGGGAACGTGGATATCGGCAGCGCGGAAGACGACGGACCCGTCGGGATTGCGGATCTCGCTGACCGCCACGCGGAATTCGATTCCGTCGTATGGCGAGTGCCCTTCCTTGGTAAAGCGCCGCTCGAACAACATTGGTTAGCCCCTTGAAATTTGCCGGAAACACACCTTCGGGGCGCGCTCCGTTGATCTATTCGGTCCATTTTACGTCCGCGGACATCATTTGCCGAATGGCGCGGAATTCCGGCCATTCGCCGGCTCCGCACTTCATCTAGTGTCCACATCGTTCAACTGGCCCCTACATGTAGGGTTCCGCCGATTCCGTAAATTAAGTGTTAACGCGTTTTCCCCAAACTTCGGAAGCTTTCAACAGGCTTCGGCAACCAGTTCGGTTTTCACGCCCCGATGAGTGATTCCGTCTTGACGGAGCTTTGCCGGCAACCGATTCGCCGCGCTACCTGAAGCCGATTCCTCACTGCCCATCGCTCGGCGAGGACCTGCGCTGGCCGCGTTTCCGCCTTCTTGCGAAAGACGAGACGGACTCACCGTGGCCATGAGGAAGATGGTAGGCCAATTGCGCCGCCATGACAACATCATGTAGCGTATAATTGATATAACCATACTACATGTAGGAAATACGGGCTTTTTCCTAGGCTTCGAGAGAAAGGATTCAGACAGCCTAAACCATGTCGATTCAACGGTTCTTGAGGCTTTTATGGTCTGCTCGGCCCATTGCCAATCACGGTGCGCCCAGTCTCAGAACGCGCGCCGACGCAGATGAGTTCCGGAGCCGACCCGACATGCCGCATCACGCCACCTATGCCGTTCCCAACGAGGCGCTGGATGTAGCGGTCATCGACGATTCCAAGACCATGCAGACCATCATCCGCTCCATGCTGAATGCCATGAAGGTGCGGCGCGTCCGGTTGTTCGACAGCACCGAGGCAGCCTTGCATTCCATGCTGCACGAGCCGCCCAATCTCATCATCAGCGATTGGAGAGCCGGCCTTGTCAGCGGGCACCAGTTGCTGCGCATGGTGCGCGCCCGCTTCATGGAGCCGCTCTGCTACGTCCCGGTCATCATCCTCACCGCAACGCCGACTCGCGCCATCATCGACAAGGCGATGGGCGCAGGCGCCAACCTGATCGTGGTCAAGCCCATCTCACCGGCGATCATGCAGGAACGCATCAGTTGGCTGCAGCGCGATCAACGCCAACTGGTTCTCGGCCCGCGCGGCGCCTTCGAGATCGAGGGCGTGCGCGAAACGATGATGGCCCAGAAGGAGCGCGCCGCCGCCGTGCGCAAGGCGGCGACCACCAAGCCCGCCCGCAAGCCGGACAGCGCGCCGGCGCCCATCTCTCCCCAGACGGTGGGCAACGGAAACATGCCCGCCGACCAGTGGCAGGCATTCCTGCGCACCAAGGAGCAGCTCGAACGCAAGGCCGGCCTCAAGCCAGACGATGGCGCCACCGCACCGAAGCCGGCGGTCAAGCCGGCCTGGACGGCACAGCGCCGAGGGTGATCAAAGCCGCCGCAAAAAGCCATGCCGGCTCTGGACAAGACCCCGCCGCCTCGCCATAGTCCGCGCAACTACGTGGGTGGCGGCCCTTCGGCCGCGCCGGTGCGATGGGTTTGAAGATCATGACCTTCAAGGAACTGCTGATCGAAATCTTCACCTGGTGGAACGGGCAGACCCTCGGCACCCGCTTCTATACCTGGCGCAAGGGCCAGCGCGTCGGCGAGGACGAGTTCGGCAACGTCTACTACCAGACGAAAGGTGGCGAGCGCCGCTGGGTGATCTACAAGGGCGAGGCCGATGCCTCGAAGATCACGCCCGATTGGCACGGCTGGATGCATCATCGCGTCAATGTGCCGCCGACCGCCGAGACCTACCGCCGGCGCGATTGGCAGAAGCCGCATAAGCCCAACATGACCGGAACGGCCGCCGCCTATCGCCCCAAGGGATCGCTCGCCTCGGTCGAGGGACGCCCCGTGGTCACCGGCGACTACGACGCCTGGACACCGGGCTCCTGACGCGAGCGCCCGAGGGCAGCACCACTGGACCGACGACGGGACGGATCGCTCCGTCCCGTTTTTTATTGGGCGGCGGAAAAGCCACGCGATGGGACCGACGCCGTTGGACTCCCCAAGTCGATGCGGATAGGGTTGCGATTCAAAGAGGTTAGAACAACCGCCATGTCAGTTGGCGATGAACGGAGGAAATGTTCGGATGTCTCCACGCTCGATCATCATCGACACCGATCCCGGTCAGGACGACGCCGTCGCCTTCATGCTGGCGCTCGCCTTTCCCGAGGCGATCGACGTGCTGGGCATCACTACCGTGGCGGGCAACGTCGGCCTCGCCAAGACGTCGACCAATGCGCTGAAGCTCCTGGAACTCGTCGGCCGCACCGACATTCCGGTATTTGCCGGTGCGTCGGCGCCGTTCGCCGTGAAGCTGGAGACTGCCGAATATGTGCATGGCGAGACCGGCCTCAACGGCTGGACCTTCCCCGATCCGGTGACGCCGCTTCGTCCGGAGTTCGCACCGGACTTCATCGTCGAGGCGGTGATGAGCCGGCCTGAGAAGTCGGTGACGCTGGTGCCGCTCGGCCCGCTCACCAACATCGCCATGGCCATCGCCCGCGAGCCGCGCATCGCCACCCGCCTCGACAAGATCGTTCTGATGGGCGGCGCCAATGTCGAAGGCGGCAACTCGACGCCGGCGGCCGAATTCAACATCTGGGTCGACCCACATGCCGCCCAGAGGGTGTTCCGCTCGGGCGCCGAGATCGTGGTGATGTCGCTCGACGTCACCCATCAGGCGTTGATCCGGAAGTCCTGGCTCGCCGATCTTGCCGCGCTGAAGCGCAAGGCCGCCGAGGCATTCGTCGGGCTCCTCTCGTTCTATGAGCGCTTCGACGAACAGAAGTACGGCTCGGACGGTGGTCCGCTGCATGATCCGACCACCATCGCCTATCTTCTCAAGCCCGAGCTCTTCGAAGGCAAGTTCGTCAACGTCGAGATCGAGACGACGCCCGGCCTGTGCTTCGGCCAGACCGTGGTCGATCGCTGGGCGGTGACTGGGCGCGAGAAGAATGCCACCTGGATCACCAAAATCGACGCCGATGGCTTCTTCGAGCTGATTCTGGAAGCATTCCGGCGTCTGCCCTGATAAGGGATGCCAAGAGCTCGCCGCATTTGGCGTGTTGGGTGCCGCGAGGCCCCGCGCGACCGCGGCGAGCCCCAGCCACGCCAGCAGACACCCATTCATGACGATCAAGTTTCTTCTCCCGCTTGCCGCCCTTGGCCTGACCACCGCCCTCGCCGGCCCGGCCGCAGCCGAGAAGATCGCCAACAAGGTGGCCGTCTTCACCGGGCTCGACAAGATTACCGGCCGGACGATCGATTTCGACGTCTATGTCGACGAGACCGTGCGCTTCGGTACGCTGCGCGTGACGCCGAAGGTCTGCTACAGCCGCCCGGCCACGGAAGCCGCCGAGACCGACGGGTTCGTAGAGGTGGAAGAGATCACCCTCGACAACGAGATCAAGCGCATTTTCTCCGGTTGGATGTTCGCAGCGAGCCCCGGTCTCAACGCCGTCGAGCACCCGGTCTACGATGTCTGGCTGATCGGCTGCCACATGGACAGCGACGTTCCGCCGCCGGTGGCCAATGCTGCGGACGTGCGTGTCGCGGTTTCCAACCAGATCGGGGCCGGCGCCGGAAACGTCGACGATGGAGCGCCGGTGGTGCTGACCTTCGTCGGCGGCATTCCGCTTCCGCCGGACAAGCCCAGCATGCCCAGCATGATGATGGAAGAAGCGCCGCCGCCGGAAACGGCGCCCGCCGAGAGCACGGACGGCCAGATTCTCGACTGATCCAGTTTTTGAGAAGTCGCCTTTCAGCGAGTCAATCCCGCTGGTTGCGCCGTTTTTTGAACGTGAAGGTTGAGGTGGCGGCCAGCGCCATCAGGGGGCGGTCGACTCCGGCGCCGGCATAAAGCGGAGCGCTTCCTCGCCGGAAACCGACGGTCCCAAAGCATGGAAATCGCCATGCGCGGCGAGCGCCGCCTGCAGGCGCTGGGCGTAGATGCGCTTCGGAACTTCGATCGTACCGAAGCGGGCGAGATGTTCGGTGACGAACTGGGTGTCGAGCAGCTTGTAGCCGCCCGCCCGCAGTCGCGCCACCAGGTGCACCAGAGCCACCTTCGAGGCGTCGGTGACCGTCGAGAACATGCTCTCGCCGAAAAAAGCGCCTCCGACGGATACGCCGTAGAGCCCTCCAACCAGCCGCCCGTCCTGCCAGCTCTCGACGGTGTGACAATGTCCGCGCCGGAACAGTTCGCCATAGAGCTTGCGGATGGTGGCGTTGATCCAGGTCTTCTCACGCCCCGGCGCAGGCGCGGCGCAGCCGTCGACCACGCCGGAAAAATCGGTGTCGACCCGCATTTCGAAGCCATCGCGCCTGACCGTGCGGGCAAGGCGGTGGGGAACCCGGAAGCCGTCGAGCGGAATGACGCCGCGCCACTCCGGTTCGATCCAGAACAGGTTGGGATCGTCGGCGCTCTCAGCCATCGGAAACATGCCTACGGCGTAGGCCTTGAGCAAAATATCCGCCGTGAGCGTCGGCACGCTCGATGTCCGATCCGCCATGTCCGCGCTTTCCTCCACCGTCTCAACCAATTGGGACCGTAGCGTTTATAAACCGTTTGGTCAGTTGTATAACTTAGTCTATCGCCTACTGCATCGGACAGCACAGCGGGGACGAGATGGGCGGCTTGTCGGGATACGAGATTGCAGTGCTCTCTGATAAAACTGCCATTGCCCCACTCCTCGCCACTCCCGGCCTCGAGCGAAGCTCATTCCAGTCCCCCGCCTGGTTCGATGCCTGGTTCGCCACGTTCCAGCCGTCGGGCCTCGAATGCTGCGTCGCTGTCATTCGCAAGGCAGAGGGTGGCCAACCGCTGTTCCTGCTGCCGCTCGTCCGGGAGAGGTGCTACGGGCTCACCGTGCTCACCCTGCCCGATCGCGGCGTCAGCGACTATCATTCGGCGCTGGTCAGTCCGGAGTTCACGCCGGACCGTGATACGATGGGCCGCCTATGGGGCGCTCTCGTGGCAATGCTGCCGCCTGCCGACATCCTGTCGATCGAGCGGGTTCTGCCCGAGAACGCGGCGCGCATGGGCACCGCCCACCTCATGCGCCCCTCGCGCCATGCGGCCCATGCGCTGCCGATCGACGCTGATTTCGAGACGATCCGCGAGCGCCGCTTCGATCCGTCTACGAGCCGCCGGCTTGTCAAGAATCGTCGCAAGTTGGAGCACAAGGGGCGGCTGGAGTTCGACTTCGCGACGGGGCCGGACGTCCTTCCCGAGCTCGACCACCTGCTCGAATGGCGCCGCCAGCGCTTTCAGGATGTGAACGACGACAACGAGACGGCCGTCCAACGCACCTTCTATCGACGCCTGATTTCCCAGGGGAAGCTGGCGCATGTCGGCCGCCTGCGTCTCGACGATGAACTGGTGGCCGGCTGCCTCGGGCTGATCGACGGGACCGGCATCCACGTTCTGGTCATCGCCTATAACCCGCAATTCGCCAACTGGGCGCCCGGCCTCCTGATGGTGGAGAGCTGCATAGCCACCGCCGAGAAGATGGGCCTTGCCGTTTTCGACCTGACGATCGGCGACGAGAGCTACAAGCAGTTGTTCGGAGCCGACAGCATCGGCCTGTTCGATCTTCGCCAGCCCCTGTCGCTCCGTGGCCGCGTTGCGCTCGCCCTTGTCGCATTGAAACCGAAGGTCAAGCGCCTGCTTGAGAAGGTTGGTCTGTTCGAACTCGTCCAGCGCCTGCGAGGGAGGGCGTCGGCGAAAAGCTGACAACTCCAGAGAGGTTTCCGCGATTAAACAAGGGCTTGGGTAGAACTGCGGTCCAGCCGTCTGGCATTTTGTTCTAGGCTTGGCTTTGTCGGGCAGCGAGTCGCGCCCATCGGAACGCGAGCCATGATGCCGGAACGGCCCAGAATTGCCCTTTACTATGCGAGCCACGACGGGCAGACGCGCAAGATCGTGGACCGCCTTGCCGGTCACCTCGCCGGGCATGGCGTCGGCGCCTCCGTCGTCGACCTTTCGGCAAGTCCATCTCCGACAATCGATACCAAGGCGGACCTGGTGCTGCTTGCCGCCGCCATTCGCTACGGCTTCCACTTGCGAGATGCGCGACGGTTTCTCGAGCGGCTGCGGGCGGAGGTACCCGACAGCCGAATCGGCGTGGTTTCGGTCAATCTCACGGCCCGCAAGCCCGGACGGCAGACGGCACAAGGCAACGTCTATTTGCGCAACTGGCTGAAGCGGACCGGTCTCAGCCCGGCCTTCGCGGCGGCGGTGGCCGGCAAGCTCGACTATCCAGCCTATCGCTGGTTCGACAGGACGATGATCCGGGCGATCATGACCATTTCCGGCGGCCCCACCGATCCCTCGACCGTCATCGAGTACACCGACTGGGCAGCCGTCGAATCGCTGGCCGTGGAACTGGCCGTGCTCGTCAAGGCCACGTTGTAAAGACTTTCCTTACCATAACTTGCGATCCTGAGCTTGGAACGGAGCTTTTCCGCGCCTTGACGCCCCGTCACGGGGGCGGTCGGCGCGGTGGAATCTCCGTCAAGGTAAGCGTTGAGTGAGTTTTGGCATGGCGACGTTGGCAGCCTATTCAAGCGGTTACGAGCCGATTTCCATCAAACTGCCGTTCCGTATCGCAGGCTTGCCGGTCGTCGCCGCGGTGACCGTCGCCGCGGCCGTCTGGATCGGTCTTAGCCTCACCGCCGTCGGCACCGTCAGCGAGAGCCTTTCGACGGCCCGGCAGTCGATCTACGATTCCGGCCTCTCGGTCCGTCCATTGCCGTCAACGCTGGCGCCAGCAAAGAAGCCCACCAAGTTCGAGAAAATGCCGGCCATCGTCGGGCCTGCCTCCGCCGACCTCTCTGCCGACGCCATCCTGCTGTCCCGGCAGAACAAGGCGACGGCCGCCGTCGCCATGCGCCTTGCCGAAGCGGCAGCCGGACTGCGGCAAAGGCAGTTCGAGGCGCGTTTCCTCTCCAACGCCTCGCTGGCTGCCCGCACCGAACTGGCTGTCCGGCATGACGGCCTGGCGGCACCCGACGCCGGCCCACGCGTGCCGGTGGCCGTTGCCGAAGCGCCCCTGCCCGTGCCGCGCCCAGCCGCTCCGGCCAAGCCGGTTGAGGTTGCCCCGGAAGCGCCGAAGGTCGCCGCCGCCATACCGACGGTTGCCGCCCCTCAGGCCGAGCCGGAGAAGAAGGAGAAGCCGGCCGCCGCCCTCGTCGATCCGAAGCCGAGAGCCGAGGTGGCCATCGCCGCGCCGCCCCTCGGCCGCCCGGGCGTTGCGATCTACGACATCACGGCCGGCATCGTTCACATGCCCAATGGCGAGAAGCTGGAAGCCCACTCCGGCCTGGGCGCCTACATGGATGACGTGCGCTACATTCACGTCAAGATGCGCGGTCCCACGCCACCGGGCACCTACAGGCTCACCATGCGCGAGAGCCTGTTCCACGGCGTCGAGGCGATCCGCCTGACGCCCGTCGACGGAAAGAAGCCGTTCGGCCGCGACGGGCTGCTGGCCCACACCTACATGCTGCGCAAGCCCGGCGAGTCCAACGGCTGCGTGTCGTTCCGCGACTACGCGCGCTTCCTGACCGCCTTCAAGCGGGGTGAAGTCAAGCAGATGGTTGTGGTGCCTCGCCTGGGCAACAAGTCGGAGCCCAAGGTCGCCTCGCTGTTTTCCTGGTTCGGCGGCTGAGCCCCCCCAGCCGAGACGCTAAGGGACGAAGACCCGAATGGCACCCGGCCGCACGCGAAAGACCGCCGGCGTCTGGGTGACGATCTCGCCGTCGGCGTTGACCGGCATCGGCTCGCGGGTACGGATCTCGAAGCCCGGACCGCTCATCGTCCGCACGTCGTCGACAAGCCCATGCCGGCCTTTGCGGAAGGCGAACGCCATGAAGGGCAGCTTCCAGACATCCCGGAACTCGAGGGAGTAAAGGTCGAGACGACCGTCGTCGATCTGAGCCGACTCCTCGACGACCATGCCTCCACCATAGTGTCGGCCATTGCCGACGGCGATCTGAAGCGAGCGAACGGTGACCTCGTCGCCTTCGTCGGGGCGAATGACGGCGCCGAAGCGTCGCGCCTCGATCAGCACTTCCGTCGCCGTCAGCGCGTAGGCGAGCCGCCCCCAGCGACGCTTGGTCTCGCGGGTCAACCGATCGGCGAGGCTGGCGCTCATGCCAAGGCTGGCGACGTTGAAGAAGGGCTTGCCGTTGACCTCGCCGACATCGATCGCGCGGATGCGTCCGGCGGCGATCACCTTCGCCGCGCCGACCATGTCGAGCGGCAGCCCGAGGGTGCGGGCAAGATCGTTGGCGGTCCCTCCGGGCAGGATGCCCAGCGGCAAGCCGGTTTCGATCAGCGCCGGCGCCGCCGCGTTGAGGCTGCCGTCGCCGCCGGCAATCACCACGAAATCGGCCTTGTCGCCGCAGCGCTCGATGGCTGTCGACAGCGACTCGCCCTCGCGCCAAGCCGGTCTCAAAACGTCGATGCCCGCCTTGTGCAGCTCGGCGGCGGCGGCATCGACACCGGCACCGGCCGAGCGACTGTGCGGATTGGCAAGGATAAGGGCGCGTTCCATTTGGTCTCAGGTAAAGAAGCTGCCGAGGTAGGCCAGGATGTGGGCGCCGGCAACGATCAACACGCCCGTCCAGATAAAGGTCGCCAACGTCAGAACAAGGCCGACCATGAGAGCCAAGCCGTCGCGGGACACCAGCGACAGGCCGATCACCAGAAGGCTGACAACCGGGCCGACGTTGCCGAAGGGAATGGGCAACGCCAGAACCACGGCGAGGAGCAACACCGGAATGCCCACCAGCACGTGGCTCGACCGGCCAGTCAGAGAACGCCAGCGTCCCTGCCTCACCATGGCCTCGAACCGCTTCACCCAGGGCAACGCCCGCATGATGACCGCCCTCACGCCATCGGTGGCGAGATGCCGTTCGGCGAGGAAGCGAGGCAGGGCAAGCCGTTGCCAGCCCAGCAGCATCTGAAAGGCGATCAGCACCAGGCAACTGCCGGTCGCCATGCCGAACGGTCCGGGGATGGGGATCATGGCCGGGAGAGCCAGCGCGATCAGAGCGAGGCCGAAGCCGCTTTGCCCCAGATGATGCAACAGCTCGCCGAACGACACCCGGTCGCGGTGGGAGATATCGGCCGCAATGCGATGAAGCACCGACGAGGCATAACCGCGGGCTTCGCTGCCAGCCATCATTGGTCGGATCTCCTTCCCGGGCACTCGGCTCCCAACCCGGAGGGCGCCGCTCATGCCATATTGGGATGCCGATAGGTATATTCAATTACAGCGACGCTGCGACGACGGTTCGCCTCTCAAACCGGGTGAGGCGCGAACGCCCATGTCGAACGTTGGGAAAGCCATCGGGTTCCAAATGAGACTTTCGGAGGGCCTTTCGAGAAATCTTGCGAAATCTGTGGGGCCAAAATGCTTCTAGTTATTTCCCCGATCTTTCTTGACCGTCCGGTAAAGATAATAGCGATGGCTCCTGGGCTCAGACCCACTTTCCGCGGCAGCAGGCCGGCGGACAAGCAAGAACCAAATATCTGGGGGCTGGATTGAACCTCTCTAGAAAGAAAAGCGTCGCC
This genomic interval carries:
- the hemG gene encoding menaquinone-dependent protoporphyrinogen IX dehydrogenase yields the protein MMPERPRIALYYASHDGQTRKIVDRLAGHLAGHGVGASVVDLSASPSPTIDTKADLVLLAAAIRYGFHLRDARRFLERLRAEVPDSRIGVVSVNLTARKPGRQTAQGNVYLRNWLKRTGLSPAFAAAVAGKLDYPAYRWFDRTMIRAIMTISGGPTDPSTVIEYTDWAAVESLAVELAVLVKATL
- a CDS encoding GNAT family N-acetyltransferase, which encodes MLSDKTAIAPLLATPGLERSSFQSPAWFDAWFATFQPSGLECCVAVIRKAEGGQPLFLLPLVRERCYGLTVLTLPDRGVSDYHSALVSPEFTPDRDTMGRLWGALVAMLPPADILSIERVLPENAARMGTAHLMRPSRHAAHALPIDADFETIRERRFDPSTSRRLVKNRRKLEHKGRLEFDFATGPDVLPELDHLLEWRRQRFQDVNDDNETAVQRTFYRRLISQGKLAHVGRLRLDDELVAGCLGLIDGTGIHVLVIAYNPQFANWAPGLLMVESCIATAEKMGLAVFDLTIGDESYKQLFGADSIGLFDLRQPLSLRGRVALALVALKPKVKRLLEKVGLFELVQRLRGRASAKS
- the aat gene encoding leucyl/phenylalanyl-tRNA--protein transferase, which encodes MADRTSSVPTLTADILLKAYAVGMFPMAESADDPNLFWIEPEWRGVIPLDGFRVPHRLARTVRRDGFEMRVDTDFSGVVDGCAAPAPGREKTWINATIRKLYGELFRRGHCHTVESWQDGRLVGGLYGVSVGGAFFGESMFSTVTDASKVALVHLVARLRAGGYKLLDTQFVTEHLARFGTIEVPKRIYAQRLQAALAAHGDFHALGPSVSGEEALRFMPAPESTAP
- a CDS encoding nucleoside hydrolase; the protein is MSPRSIIIDTDPGQDDAVAFMLALAFPEAIDVLGITTVAGNVGLAKTSTNALKLLELVGRTDIPVFAGASAPFAVKLETAEYVHGETGLNGWTFPDPVTPLRPEFAPDFIVEAVMSRPEKSVTLVPLGPLTNIAMAIAREPRIATRLDKIVLMGGANVEGGNSTPAAEFNIWVDPHAAQRVFRSGAEIVVMSLDVTHQALIRKSWLADLAALKRKAAEAFVGLLSFYERFDEQKYGSDGGPLHDPTTIAYLLKPELFEGKFVNVEIETTPGLCFGQTVVDRWAVTGREKNATWITKIDADGFFELILEAFRRLP
- a CDS encoding response regulator, whose protein sequence is MPHHATYAVPNEALDVAVIDDSKTMQTIIRSMLNAMKVRRVRLFDSTEAALHSMLHEPPNLIISDWRAGLVSGHQLLRMVRARFMEPLCYVPVIILTATPTRAIIDKAMGAGANLIVVKPISPAIMQERISWLQRDQRQLVLGPRGAFEIEGVRETMMAQKERAAAVRKAATTKPARKPDSAPAPISPQTVGNGNMPADQWQAFLRTKEQLERKAGLKPDDGATAPKPAVKPAWTAQRRG
- a CDS encoding NADH:ubiquinone oxidoreductase subunit NDUFA12; the encoded protein is MTFKELLIEIFTWWNGQTLGTRFYTWRKGQRVGEDEFGNVYYQTKGGERRWVIYKGEADASKITPDWHGWMHHRVNVPPTAETYRRRDWQKPHKPNMTGTAAAYRPKGSLASVEGRPVVTGDYDAWTPGS
- a CDS encoding DUF2155 domain-containing protein, with translation MTIKFLLPLAALGLTTALAGPAAAEKIANKVAVFTGLDKITGRTIDFDVYVDETVRFGTLRVTPKVCYSRPATEAAETDGFVEVEEITLDNEIKRIFSGWMFAASPGLNAVEHPVYDVWLIGCHMDSDVPPPVANAADVRVAVSNQIGAGAGNVDDGAPVVLTFVGGIPLPPDKPSMPSMMMEEAPPPETAPAESTDGQILD
- a CDS encoding tlde1 domain-containing protein; this encodes MATLAAYSSGYEPISIKLPFRIAGLPVVAAVTVAAAVWIGLSLTAVGTVSESLSTARQSIYDSGLSVRPLPSTLAPAKKPTKFEKMPAIVGPASADLSADAILLSRQNKATAAVAMRLAEAAAGLRQRQFEARFLSNASLAARTELAVRHDGLAAPDAGPRVPVAVAEAPLPVPRPAAPAKPVEVAPEAPKVAAAIPTVAAPQAEPEKKEKPAAALVDPKPRAEVAIAAPPLGRPGVAIYDITAGIVHMPNGEKLEAHSGLGAYMDDVRYIHVKMRGPTPPGTYRLTMRESLFHGVEAIRLTPVDGKKPFGRDGLLAHTYMLRKPGESNGCVSFRDYARFLTAFKRGEVKQMVVVPRLGNKSEPKVASLFSWFGG
- a CDS encoding exopolysaccharide biosynthesis protein; translated protein: MMAGSEARGYASSVLHRIAADISHRDRVSFGELLHHLGQSGFGLALIALALPAMIPIPGPFGMATGSCLVLIAFQMLLGWQRLALPRFLAERHLATDGVRAVIMRALPWVKRFEAMVRQGRWRSLTGRSSHVLVGIPVLLLAVVLALPIPFGNVGPVVSLLVIGLSLVSRDGLALMVGLVLTLATFIWTGVLIVAGAHILAYLGSFFT
- a CDS encoding lipid kinase → MERALILANPHSRSAGAGVDAAAAELHKAGIDVLRPAWREGESLSTAIERCGDKADFVVIAGGDGSLNAAAPALIETGLPLGILPGGTANDLARTLGLPLDMVGAAKVIAAGRIRAIDVGEVNGKPFFNVASLGMSASLADRLTRETKRRWGRLAYALTATEVLIEARRFGAVIRPDEGDEVTVRSLQIAVGNGRHYGGGMVVEESAQIDDGRLDLYSLEFRDVWKLPFMAFAFRKGRHGLVDDVRTMSGPGFEIRTREPMPVNADGEIVTQTPAVFRVRPGAIRVFVP